The genomic segment GACAGCGTGGCCACGGCGCGGCCGGCGCGTATCTCGCCGCTGGCGGCGCGCATGGCCGCTGCATATAGCCTGCCGCTGGATCGTGTGCCTTCGACCGGGCGAATCGAGCGCGCCGATGTGCTGGCGGCACTGGCAGCGCGCGAAGCACAGGCTGCTGATACGATTCGCCCGCTGACGACGGCGCAGCGCGAGCGTGCCGAGCGTGTGGCGCGCATCGCGCGCGACGTGCCGCACGGCACCGTTACGGCTGCGCTGGATCTGAGCGCGATCGCGGCCGAACGCGCGGCGATGCAGCCGGCGTGGGCGCGGCGCGAGCGCGTGGCATTGGACGATCTGGCCTTCCTGGTTCACGCGGCGGTGGCCGCGCTGTTGGACGTGCCGGAATGTAACGCGACGGTCACAGCCGATGGCGTGCGCTTGCACCGCACTGTTCACGTTGCGATCTCGATTGATGATGGTACGGCTCTGCCGCGTGCTGGCGTGATTGCGAACGCCGAGCGCTATAACATTGTCGGCATCGCGCGGCGGCTGTCACAGGCACAGACCGATGGTTCGCTTGAAGGCGGCACGCTGACGATTCGTTCGCGAGCCGCGCTGCTGGCGACCGATCTGGTTGCCGACGGGCAGACCGCCGTGCTGAACATCGGCCCGGTCGTGGCGCGCGCGGTGGCGGCAGGTGAAGCGGAAACTCAAGTTCATCCGGTCGTGCACGTCAGCCTGACATGCGACCGGCGCGCGGTGAGCGATGCCGCCGCGCAGCGATTCTTGGAGCGGCTAGCGACTAGCAGCTAGCAACTAGCCTGGGAGAGTGCAAGGTGATGTTGGACATTGTGAAGGTGCCGGATCCGATCCTGCGCCAGCGGGCCAAGAAGGTGGCGAAGGTGACCCCGGCGGTGCAGAAACTGCTCGACGACATGGCTGAGACGATGCGCGAAGCGCCCGGCGTCGGGCTGGCCGCGCCGCAGGTCGGCGTGCTCCAGCGACTGATCGTCGTCGATGTGCAGCCGGACGAGGAAGAGCCGGAAGCGCAGTCAGGCTTCTTCCGGCTAGTCAACCCGGAGATCCTGAAGGCGAGCCGCGACATGGAGGAAGGGCCGGAAGGCTGCCTCTCCATTCCGGGCTATCAGGGCGATATCGAACGACACGTTTGGGTCGAGGTTCGCGCGCTGGATCATACGGGCAAGCCGTTCCGCATGAAGGCGCGCGGCTACCTGGCGCGCGTCATACAACACGAGATCGACCACCTCGACGGCATCCTGTTCCTCGACCGGCTCAAGAGCGCGGACAAGCTTTACAAGCTGGAGCCGCAGGAACCGCACGCGGAACCGGCGTAGTTCACCATGAAGATACTCGCGGTTGATGTTGGCACCGGCACGCAGGATATCCTGCTGTTCGACAGCACGCGCGCCATCGAGAACTGCCTCAAGATGGTCATGCCGTCGCCGACGGCGCTGGTTGCTGACGCCATCCGGCAGGCGACGGCCAAGCGCCAGCCGGTCGTGCTGACCGGCACGCTCATGGGCGGCGGGCCGTCGAACTGGGCCGCCGACGACCATATGCGGGCGGGACTGCGCGTCTACGCCACGCCGCAGGCGGCGCTGTCGTTCAACGACGAACTCGAAGCGGTTGCGCGCAGCGGCATCCGGATCATTTCGGACGACGAGGCGAAGCGGCTCAAGCGCGTCAAGCGCATTGAGATGCGCGACTTCTATCTGCCGCAGATCACCTGGGCGTTCGAGTCGTTCGGGCTCTCGCTCGACGACGTGGATGCATACGCCGTCGCGGTCTTCGACCACGGCAACGCGCCCGCCGGCGCCTCCGACCGCCGTTTCCGCTTCGACTTCATCGCCGAGGCGCTCACGGGCGGCGGGAAGCTCTCGGCGTTCGCGTTCCCACGCGACCGCATCCCGCCGCGCATGACGCGCATGCAGGCCACCGCAAGCTCAGTGGAAAACGACAAGCCGCTGCTGATGATGGACACCGCGCCGGCCGCCGTGCTCGGCGCGCTGGAAGACCCGCGCGTGCGCGCCCTGCCGCGCGCCGTGATCGCCAACGTCGGCAACTTCCACACGCTGGCGTTTAACATGGGCGACGGCCAGGTGCGCGGCGTGTTCGAGCACCATACCGGCGAACTGACGGCCGCCGAGCTTGAGGCATATCTGCAGAAGCTGGCGCGCGGCGAGGTGACCAACGACGAGGTCTTCAACGACATGGGGCACGGCGCGCTCGTGTTCGACGCGGCGGCGCCCGCGCCGTCCGACTATGTAGTGATCGGCCCGCGGCGCGGCCTCCTGCGCGGTTCCGCGCTCCAGCCGTATTTCGCCGTGCCGCATGGCGACATGATGATCGCCGGCTGCTTCGGCCTCGTCCGCGCCTTTGCCGACCACGCCCCCGACTGGAAGGACGAGATTGAGAAGGTTCTCGGACAATGAGCGGGTCGCGCTCGTCCTGACCGGCTTCGCCCTTCTCGCCGTCATATACGGCCTCGTCACGCCGATTTTCGAGGGCTACGACGAGGACTCGCACTTCGCGTTTGTCCAGTATGTCGCGAGCGGGCGCGGCCTGCCTCGCCAGCCCGCCGCCGAATACCCGCACCTCGCCAAGCACGAGGCTAACCAGCCCCCGCTGTACTATCTGCTGTCCGCGCCGCTGATCGCCTGGCTCGATACGAGCGACCTGCCCGCCCGCCTCGTCGACAACCCGCACGCCGTCTATTACCCGCCGCCGTACCCGGACAACCAGAACGCCGTGGTGCACCACGACGACGAAGGCTTCCCGTGGCAGGGCGCGGTGCTGGCGGTGCACCTGGTGCGGCTGTTCTCGGTGCTGTTCGGTGTCGGCACCCTTGCCTGTACGTTTGCGCTCGCCCGCACGCTCTTCCCGGCCGAGCCGACGCTCGTCTGGGGCGCGCTCGTCGTGAACGCGCTGATTCCCTCGTTCATTTTTAGCTCCGCGCTGGTCAGCAATGACGGCCTGGTCACGTTCATGTCGGCCTTGGCGCTGTTGCTGCTCGCCCGGCTCTGGCGCGCGTCGTACCGCGATGGCGACTATATCGTGCTGGGCAGCGTGCTCGGCGCGGCGGCGCTCTCGAAGCTGAGCGGCCTCTGGGTCTGGCCGTTTGCCGCACTGGTGCTGGCCGCGCTCGGCCTGTACCGTCGGCAGATCGCGCGCTACTTGCGCGGCGGCCTGATCGCCTTCACCGTCGGGGCAATCATCAGCGGCTGGTGGTACGCGCGGAACTGGGTGTATTATAGAGATGTCACCGGCCTGAACGTCCTGCTCGATATGATCGGGCGGCGCGGCAAGAACTTCACCCTGCTCGACTTCCTGCCGGAGACCGAAGGTATCCGCTGGTCGTTCTGGGCGCTGTTCGGCTGGTTCAATGTGCCGGTCGCCGACTGGCTGTACCGCCTGTATGACGCAGCGCTACTCGTCGCCCTGGCGGGGATGGCCGTCTGGACAGTGCGTGCCGCGCGGCAGAAGCGCTGGGCCGAGCTTGGCTCGCTGGCGCTCGCCGCCGGGTGGTTCCTGACGATCGTGGCTGCGCTCGTCAACCTGAATATGCAGACGATCGTCGCGCAGGGGCGGTTACTGTTCCCGGCGCTCTCGGCCATCGTGATTCTGTTCGTGCGCGGCTGGCTCGTCTGGTTGCCGCCGGCGCAGCGGTGGGCGCGCTGGGCGACGCGCGGCGCGTTGGCGGCGATGCTCGTGCTGGCGATTTACGTGCCGTTTGGCGTCATCGCGCCAGTCTACGCCACGCCCGACTCGCTGATGCTGGCGCAGGCGCGCACCCAGGCGCCGCAGGCGGTTGATGCCCGGATCGGCGACGACGTGACCCTACTCGGCGTCGCGCTTGATGCATCCGTTCTGCGCCCCGGTGAGACGGTGTGGGTGACGCTCTGCTGGCGCGCGGAGCGCAGACCGTCTGAAAACGACCTGTTGTTCGTGCAGTTGCTCGTCGATGGCGACCTGATCGCCGCGCAGAAAGACACGTACAACGGCAACGGCAACTTTCCGACCGGGATCTGGCCGGCGGGCATCGTCTTCTGCGAGCGGGTCCCGCTGGATGTGCGGGTCAGCGCGCCGGACTCGGCGGCGACTGCGTTGGTTATCGGGTTAGCGCGCCAGAATGGTGAGCGTCTACCGGTCATGATCGCCGGCAAGCCATCGGGCGACGCGGTCCGTGTGCCGGCGCCGCCGCTCGCCGTGGCGGCCGGGCAGCAGCGGCTTACCTACGATTGGGGCCATGCGGTGATGCTGACCGACTACCGGCTCGACCGCGCGGTTGTCGCGGCGGGCGGCACGCTCGACCTGACTCTGCGCTGGCGTCTACTGTCGCTGCCGGCGGGGGGCCTCGTGGCGACGGTGCAGGTCTTCGACGAGCGTGGCGTGCGCGTGGCGCAAAGCGATGCGCGGCTCGATCTGCCGCAGGCGCCCGGCGCGGAGTGGGAAGAGCAGCGCGATCTGAAAATCACGCCGGACGCGAAGCCCGGCGTCTATGATCTGCGGGTCGGCCTCTACGAGTCGGGCCGTGGCAGGAACCTGCCGTCGTACCGCGGCCAGTTCGCTCTCGGTGGCGGCTTGCTCTCGCTCTGGAAGATCCGCGTGCCGTAGCGTATGCAGGTGGTGGGGATCGCATGAATCGCATCGAATACACGCACGGGGATGCCGCATGGTTGGAGATCATCCAGCCGCTCTGGGAGAAGCTGAAACGGCACCATGAGCAGGGCTCGCGGCATTTCGCACAGATCTACCGGCAGTTCACATTCGAGCAGCGGCTGCAAAAGTTTCGGGATAGCGGCGCCAGCGCATTTCGCGTCGAGTTGGCCCGCGATTCGGGCGATATGCGGCTCGCCGGATACTGTGTGAGCATGGTTCGCCCGAATGACACCGGCGAGATCGATTCGCTGTATGTGGATGAGCCCTACCGCGGCGCGGGCATCGCCGACACGCTGATGCGCCGCGGCCTCGACTGGCTGAAGGCCAGCGGTGCGCGTTACATCGAAATCAACGTGGCGGCCGGCAACGAAAGTGTCCTTAGCTTCTATGCGCGCTATGGCTTCTATCCGCGCCATACGACGCTGGCCGAAAAGCAAGTGCCGCCGGCGGCGCCCAAATCCTAATGACAGATGCGACAACTATGTGGCAACATTACCATCAACCGGCCAGCCTCGCTGAGGCGCTCGACCTGCTGGCGCAGTATCGCGAGCAGGCGCGCATCGTCAACGGCGGCACCGATCTGCTAATCGAAATCGAGCGCAAGCTGCGCGCGCCGCAAGCCGTCATCGACATCAGTCGTATCGCGGGGCTGGATGTGATCACGGTGGACGCCGGCACGGTGCGGCTCGGCGCGGGCGTGACGCACAATCAGGTCGTCGCGCACCCGTTTCTGCGCGAGCGGGCGTTCGCGCTGGCGCGCGCCTGCTGGGACGTCGGCGCGCCGCAGATTCGCAATCGCGGCACCGTCGCGGGCAACCTGGTCACCGCCTCGCCCGCCAACGATACGATTACGCCGCTCTGGGCGCTCGGCGCATCGGTTGTCCTGCGCAGCGCACGTGGCACGCGCACGCTGGCGCTGCCGGAGTTCTATCAGGGCGTGCGCCGCACGGCGCTCGAACCGGACGAGATGCTCGTCGAGGTTGCGTTCCCACTGCCCGATGCCTCGGCGCGCAGCACGTTCCATAAGCTCGGCCTGCGCCGCGCGCAGGCGATCTCGGTGATCAACGTCGCTGCGCTGCTCGTGCTGGACGGCGGCACGGTGCGCTCGGCGCGCATCACACTCGGCGCGGTCGCGCCGACGATCGTCGAGGCGGTTGAAGCTGGGCGCTATCTGGCGGGCCGCGTGCTAGACGATGCGGCGATTGCCGAGGCGTCGCGGCTGGCGATGGATGCCGCGCGACCGATCGACGACGTGCGCGGCCCGGCTGCGTACCGCCGCGCCATGGTCGGTGTGCACGTTGCACGCGCCTTGCGCGAACTGCGCGACGGTCGCGAGCGCGACGATTTTCCCGCGCATCCGGTGATGCTCTGGGGCGTGAGCGGCGGCCGCTTCCCGCCTGTGTCAGCGGCGGTGCCCGACCGCGCGCCGATCGAGGTGTCAGTCAACGGGCAACAATACGTCTCGGCGACCGGCTACGACAAGACGCTGCTGCGTTTCCTGCGCGAAGACCTGCACCTGATTGGCACCAAGGAAGGCTGTGCCGAGGGCGAGTGCGGCGCGTGCACCGTGCTGTTGGACGGCATCGCCGTGATGGCGTGCCTGGTGCCGGCGGCACGCGCGCACGGCGCACAGATCGTCAGCGTTGAAGGCATCGGCAGCGGCGGGCAGTTACACCCCGTACAGCGCGGCCTGATCGAGTCGGGCGGCGTTCAGTGCGGTTACTGCACGCCGGGCTTCGTCGTCAGCGGCGCGAGCCTGCTGGCCGAAACGCCCGCGCCGACGACGGACGAGATCAAGCAGGCGTTCACAGGCAACCTGTGCCGCTGCACCGGCTATGTGAAGATCGTGGACGCCGTCGCGCGTGCAGCGCAGGAAGCCCACTCATGACGCGCGAGAAACTGCTCGGCGCGCTGGGCGAATCGCACACACGCGTCGACGCGGCCGGCAAAGTGACCGGCGCGGCGGAGTATCCCGGGGACATCGACCGGCCGGGCCAACTCTGGCTCAAGACGCTCTACGCCAGGCGGCCGCACGCGCGTATCAAGCGGCTCGATACCGCGCGCGCGGAACGCGCCGACGGCGTTGTGCGCGTCTTCACGGCGCGCGATATTCCGGTCAACGAGTTCGGTCTGATCATGTTCGACGCGCCGGTGCTGGCGCACGATGTCGTGCGCTGGATCGGCGAGAAGGTTGCGCTGGTCGTCGCCGAGAGCGAGGCGCAGGCCGCCGCCGCGCTCGACCTGATCGATGTCGAGTACGAGGATCTGCCGGCCATTACCGACCCGCACGATGCGCGCAAGCCGGGCGTGTCGGACATCAACCCGCTGCACCCCGGCAACCTGCTGAAGCATATCCCGATCCGCAAGGGCGATGTGGCGCGCGGGTTTGCCGAGTCCGACGTGATCGTCGAAGGCGAGTACTATACGCCGATGCAGGAGCACGCCTACCTCCAGCCCGAGGCGGGCATTGCGTACATGGACGACGAAGACCGCGTAACGGTGCAAGTCGCCGGGCAGTGGACGCACGAGGACCGACAGCAGATCGCCCATGCGCTGGAACTGCCCGAAGAGCGCGTGCGCGTGATCTACCCGGCGATCGGCGGCGCGTTCGGCGGCCGCGAGGACATGAGCGTGCAGATCATTCTCGCGCTCGCGGTGTGGCGGCTGGCGCAGGCCGACATTCATCGCCCCGTCAAGACGATCTGGTCGCGCGAAGAGTCGATCCTGTCGCACCACAAGCGGCACCAAACGTGGATCCGCGCGCGCTGGGGCGCGAAGCGTGACGGCACACTCGTGGCGGCGCAGGTCGAGGTGCTGGCCGACGCCGGTCCGTATGCGTACACGTCGACCAAAGTGCTGGGCAACATGGCGGTCGGCTGCGCCGGGCCGTACCACTGGCCGCACGCGCAGATCGACGCCTATGCCGTGGCCACGAATAACATCCCGTCGGGTGCGTTTCGCGGCTTCGGCGCGCCGCAGGCGCACTTCGCCGCCGAACAGCAGATGAACAAGCTGGCCGAAGCGCTCGGCATCGACCCGGTCGCGCTGCGGCTGAAGAACGTCCTGCGCGAGGGACAGTTGACGACGACGCAGACGCCGCTGCCGGGCGGCCCGGTCGCGCTGCCGCAGGTCGTCGCGCGCTGCGCGGAGGCGGCCGCTTGGGAAGCAAACCGTACACGCCCGCCGCGATCCGGTCCGGTCGTGCGCGGACGCGGCTTCGCCTGCGCATTCAAGAACATCGGCTTCTCGTTTGGTGTGCAGGAAGGCGCCAGCGCCACCGTCGAGATCCACGGCACCAACGAAATCACCGGCGCAACGCTGAGCATCGCCGCGGCGGACTGCGGGCAGGGCTCGCACACGGCGTTGACTCAGATGTGCGCGGAACTGCTTGGGATCGACGTGGCGCAGGTGTCGCTCGTCGCGTCCGACACGGCGACCAGCGAAAGCTTCGGCAGCGCCAGCGCCTCGCGCTCGACCTTCATGGCCAGCAACGCGATTCGCGGCGCAGTGCAGCAGGCGCTTCAGGCATGGACGGAAGAGGAGCGGCCAGCGCGTGCGACCTACCGCTACGACGCGCCGTACACCGAGAACTTCGACCCGCTCACCGGCAAGGCCAAGCCGAACATCGCCTATGGTTATGTGGCGCAGGCGGCCGACGTGGACGTGGATACCGAAACGGGGCAAGTGCACGTGCGGCGCGTCTGGTGCGCGGACGATGTCGGCAGAGCGGTCAACCCGCAGTTGATCGAGGGCCAGATCGAAGGCGCGATTACACAGGCGGTCGGCTTCGCCGTCACCGAGAACTTCGTCACGCGCGATGGCCGCGTGTTGACACCGCACTTCAGCACCTACCTGATCCCCGGCGTGCTCGACGCGCCCGAGCGCGTCGATTCCGTCATCCTGGAGTACCCGGACGACGAGGGTGCCTGGGGTGTGCGCGGCATGGCCGAAATGCCGTTCATCCCGCTCGCCCCGGCCGTCACCGCCGCCGTGCACGATGCGACTGGCATCTGGTTCGACGCGCTGCCGCTGGCGCCGTGGAGGGTGTGGGAGAGACAACGGACGAGAAACGGACAAACGGACACGCGACACCGGACGTAGAACGGACAAACGGATGGGAACTCACAAGCGGACTAACAAGGGAGTCGTCATCAATGGCGCAACAACCTCCCGGAATGCGGAAACCCGGCCTGGCAGCCGGTGCCCCGCATGCTGATCTGACCTATCAAATCATCGGGTTGGCCATACAAGTGCGTGATGATCTCGGGCCTGGTCACCGCAAAGCCGTTTATCATAACGCATTGCGGGCGCGCTTTGCAGGAAAACTCGATTTTGCGGATGAGCCGCGTCTTGCGGTTCTCGATGAAGATAGCAATGTCGTATTCAAATACAAGCCAGACTTTGTCATCGCCGGCGAAGTCATCGTTGAAATCAAAGCACATTCGCACCCACTGACACGGAATGAAGTTGCACAAGTACTCGACTACTTTGCAGCCTCGGACTGCAATGTGGCTTTGTTGATCAATTTTGGCCGCTTCCGCCTTGAGTGGAATCGCCTTTTTCCACCCGGGAAGATTCTAGAGCATCGGGAGTCACGACAGCGCAAGGGCACGAATCGTCCGCCCAATCCGTGAGTAACGGAACAGATGCCGGCGCCGTCCGTTCGTCCGACGCGTGTCCGTTGTCTCGTCCGTTTGTCCGTTGCATGTCCGTTGTCATATCCGTTGACAAGAGGAACTACACCCATGAACCACTTCTCAACCCTTAAACCGCTGCTGCTGCAAACCGACTCCAAGATCGTGTTGCTCGTGATGGACGGTCTGGGCGGCCTGCCGCGCGAGGCCGGCGGCCTGACCGAGTTGGAGACGGCGCGCACGCCGAATATGGATGCGCTCGCCGCGCACGGCCAGCTTGGCCTCAGCGTGCCAATCGCGCCCGGCGTCACGCCCGGCAGCGGCCCGGCGCATCTCTCGCTGTTCGGTTATGATCCGCTCGAGTTCGTCATCGGACGCGGCGCGTTGGAAGCGCTCGGCGTCGGCTTCCATCTCACCGACCGCGACGTTGCCGCGCGCGGCAACTTCTGCACCGTCGACGCCGCCGGCAACGTCACCGACCGGCGCGCCGGACGCATCGCGGACGAGGTGAACCGGCGCTTGTGCGGCATCCTGTCGCAGATCAAGGTCGATGGCGCTACGATCATCGTCAAGTCGGTCAAAGAGCACCGCTTCGTGCTGATCATGCGCGGCGACGGGCTGTCGGGCGATCTGTCGGAGACCGACCCGGGCGTACTCGGACGCCCGCCCGCGCCGGTCGCCGCCGGGTCGCCGGCGGCGGTGCGCGCAGCCGCTGTTGCCAACGAGTTCGTCGCCAAAGCGCGCGATCTGCTCAAGAATGAGCACCCGGCCAATATGGTGCTCATGCGCGGCTTCGCCAAACATCCCGGCTTCCCGACGTTCGATCAGGTCTACGGCCTTAAGGCGGGCGCGGTCGCCGTCTACCCGATGTATCGCGGGCTGGCGTCGCTGCTCGGCATGAGCCTGCTGGAGACCGGCCCGACGATCGCCGACGAGTTCCGCACGGTCGCCGCGCACTGGAATGACTACAACTTCTTCTTTGTTCACGTCAAGAAGACCGACTCGATGGGCGAGGACGGCAACTTTGACGGCAAGGTGCACGTTATCGAGGACGTCGATGCCGCGTTGCCGATTCTGACCGCGCTCAAACCCGATGCGCTGCTGATCACCGGCGATCACTCGACGCCGGCGACGTTCAAGTCGCATTCGTGGCATCCGGTGCCGACGCTGCTCTCCTCGGTCTGGTGCCGCGGCGAAGGTGCGGTCAAGTTCGGCGAGCGCGACTGCTTGCGCGGCGCGTGGGGCGCCTTCCACGCGACGAGCATCATGCCCGAATTGATGGGGCATGCCGGCAAACTGGCGCGCTACGGAGCGTAAGCAGGCACTTGTGTATAATGGCGTTGGAGGAAATGATGAAGACCAACGGTAACCGGGCCCGCGCGCCGCGCCTCATGCGCGAGACGCTCGGCGGTGCGTCCTATGAATACTACCCGCTGGGGCGGCATGTCGTCGCCGCGCCGGGCATCTGCGGCGGCAGGCCGACGTTCAAATACACCCGCATCGAAGTCAAACTCGTGCTTGACCTGCTTGCCGCCGGTTGGACGATTGAGCGTGTTGTGGCCGATTACCACCGGCCGGAGGTCACGCGGGCGGCGATCCGTGAAGCGATCGGCATGGCGGGGAAAGCCCTGGTTAAGTCCGCGTCGGTTCTCCAGATTGCCGCGTGATTGTTCTTGACGAGCAGATCGATCGCCGGAGCATCGCGACCGGCGTTGCGGCCTGGTATTCGGGCAGGGTTGTCTCGATAAAGCACTTGCGCCCGCGCACCGTCATCAAAGACGATTCCATCGAACTCCTGCTACGGGCAGTTCGGAGCCCGGCATTTGTTACCATCAACCTCAGAGACTTCTGGCAGGTGATGCACGCCAGTCCACGTTACTGCGTCATCTGCATCGACTTGCCGCAATCGCAAGCCGAGGAGATTCCGGCGTTACTGCGACGACTCTGCACGTTATCCCGATTCAGAACCAGGGCATTGCGCATGGGCACTGTTATCTGTGTTCGCCCTACCCGTATCGAATACTATCAAGCCGAGAGGACGCTCGTAACTACCGCATGGTGAGTTGCAGAGCCGAAAGGTAAGCCCGTGGACCTCCCCAAACTGCTCTCCGTTGCGCGCGGCGACGAGCCGGCCGATCTGCTGATCAAGAACGCACGGCTGATCAACGTCTTCTCGACGGAGATCTACGACGCCGACGTGGCCGTGCTGGACGACCGCATCGCGGGTATCGGCAAGGAGTACACGGCGCGCGAAACCGTCGACGTGAAGGGTATGTACCTTGCGCCGGGTTTCATCGACGGCCACATTCACATCGAATCCTCGATGATGAAGGTCTCGGAGTTCGCGCGCGCGGTCGTGCCGCACGGGACGACCGCCGTCGTCGCCGACCCGCACGAGATCGCCAACGTGCTCGGCCTCGATGGCATCCGCTACATCCTCGAATCGGCCAAGGACGGCCCAATGAGCGTGTACGTCATGCTCTCGTCGTGCGTGCCCGCCACGCACATGGAGACGAGCGGCGCGCGCCTGACCGCCGAGGATCTGCAGCCGTACCTCAACCACAAATGGGTGCGCGGCATCGCCGAGTTGATGAACTATCCTGGCGTGGTGAATGGCGACCCCGATATGCTCGCCAAACTCCAGATCGGCCGTGGTATGCGACTGGACGGCCACGCGCCCGGCCTGACTGGCAAAGGGCTGAACGCGTACGTGGCGGCCGGCGTTGGCTCCGACCACGAGAGCACCACACTGGCCGAGGCGCGCGAGAAGCTGCGGCTGGGCCAGTACGTCATGGTGCGCGAGGGCACGACCGCCAAGAACATGCAGGCGCTGCTGCCGCTGATCAATCGCGACAACAGCCGCCGCTTCATGTTCGTGAGCGACGACCGCCACCCGGACTATCTGATGGGTCTCGGCCACATGGATCACTCGATCCGCATGGCGGTCAGCCTGGGGCTGGATCCGATCACGGCCATCCAGATGTGCACCTGCAACACGTCCGAATGGTTCAACCTGCGCAACGGCGGCGCGATCATGCCGGGCTACTTCGCCGACATGGCCGCGTTCACGGACCTCAAGCAGATCGACGTGCGTATGGTCTGGCGCGGTGGACGGCTGGTCGCGCGCGACGGCGCGCTGCTGCCCGGCATCAAAGGCGGGCGCGATGTGCTGATCCGCTCAGCCATGAACGTCGCGTGGGACCGGGTGGACTTCAAGGTCAAGGCGGCCGGCTCGCACATGCGCGTGATCGAGGTCATCCCGGACCAGCTGGTGACCCGCGAAGTGATCGAGCCGGTTAAGCGTATCGGCGAGTACGCCGTCTCGGATGTGTCGCGCGACGTGCTGAAGCTGAGCGTCATCGAGCGCCATCAGGCCTCGGGTGCGATGAGCAGCGGCTTCGTGCGCGGCTTCGGGCTGAAAGGCGGCGCGCTGGCGGCCTCGGTCGCGCACGACTCGCACAATATCATCGTCGTCGGTACCAACGACAACGACATGCTCACGGCGGCGCGCGCCATCGGGCGCATGGGCGGCGGCTACGTCGTCGTGAACGACGGCGAAGTGCTGGCGCAGGTGCCGCTGCCGATCGCCGGGCTGATGACCGATCAGCCGCTGGAGATTGTCAACGCGCAGGTGGAGGACATCCTGCAGGTCAGCCACCAGTTGGGCGTCGAGTTGGGAAACCCGTTCATGGCACTCTCGTTCCTGGCGCTGCCCGTTATCCCCAGCCTGAAGCTGACCGACCAAGGGCTGGTCGATGTCGATCAGTTCAAGCTCGTGCCGCTGTTTGTCGACTGACCGGTTCCCTCCCATGCCCGAGACACCGGACGCTGCCGTCCATCCCCTGCCAT from the Chloroflexota bacterium genome contains:
- a CDS encoding 2,3-bisphosphoglycerate-independent phosphoglycerate mutase translates to MNHFSTLKPLLLQTDSKIVLLVMDGLGGLPREAGGLTELETARTPNMDALAAHGQLGLSVPIAPGVTPGSGPAHLSLFGYDPLEFVIGRGALEALGVGFHLTDRDVAARGNFCTVDAAGNVTDRRAGRIADEVNRRLCGILSQIKVDGATIIVKSVKEHRFVLIMRGDGLSGDLSETDPGVLGRPPAPVAAGSPAAVRAAAVANEFVAKARDLLKNEHPANMVLMRGFAKHPGFPTFDQVYGLKAGAVAVYPMYRGLASLLGMSLLETGPTIADEFRTVAAHWNDYNFFFVHVKKTDSMGEDGNFDGKVHVIEDVDAALPILTALKPDALLITGDHSTPATFKSHSWHPVPTLLSSVWCRGEGAVKFGERDCLRGAWGAFHATSIMPELMGHAGKLARYGA
- a CDS encoding DUF433 domain-containing protein: MRETLGGASYEYYPLGRHVVAAPGICGGRPTFKYTRIEVKLVLDLLAAGWTIERVVADYHRPEVTRAAIREAIGMAGKALVKSASVLQIAA
- the ade gene encoding adenine deaminase yields the protein MDLPKLLSVARGDEPADLLIKNARLINVFSTEIYDADVAVLDDRIAGIGKEYTARETVDVKGMYLAPGFIDGHIHIESSMMKVSEFARAVVPHGTTAVVADPHEIANVLGLDGIRYILESAKDGPMSVYVMLSSCVPATHMETSGARLTAEDLQPYLNHKWVRGIAELMNYPGVVNGDPDMLAKLQIGRGMRLDGHAPGLTGKGLNAYVAAGVGSDHESTTLAEAREKLRLGQYVMVREGTTAKNMQALLPLINRDNSRRFMFVSDDRHPDYLMGLGHMDHSIRMAVSLGLDPITAIQMCTCNTSEWFNLRNGGAIMPGYFADMAAFTDLKQIDVRMVWRGGRLVARDGALLPGIKGGRDVLIRSAMNVAWDRVDFKVKAAGSHMRVIEVIPDQLVTREVIEPVKRIGEYAVSDVSRDVLKLSVIERHQASGAMSSGFVRGFGLKGGALAASVAHDSHNIIVVGTNDNDMLTAARAIGRMGGGYVVVNDGEVLAQVPLPIAGLMTDQPLEIVNAQVEDILQVSHQLGVELGNPFMALSFLALPVIPSLKLTDQGLVDVDQFKLVPLFVD